In Streptomyces sp. NBC_00483, a single window of DNA contains:
- a CDS encoding threonine ammonia-lyase, whose protein sequence is MQQTRLDIARIRAARRLIDPVFLDTPLYRCEALEPGLGCTVSIKLETANPVRSFKARGTEVVASLLAGKASRAVVCASAGNLGQALAWSGRGRGLDVTVVASRFAMRAKLDRIRALDAGLELVDGDHEMARERAAAIARHDGIRLVEDSLDIETCEGAATIGLELVGTAPSFDTVLIALGGGALATGVGHVVKALAPEVEVICVQPLGAPALTHSWRRRRVVTTDSTDTIADGVAGRRPIPAVLHDLLLVADDAVLVQEASIIAGMRMLLDHAGLVVEPSAALGIAAILEDRDRFAGRHVVTIVCGSNVDVDAYHRWVGASRSVITRGPGGANSESS, encoded by the coding sequence GTGCAGCAGACGCGACTCGACATCGCTCGGATCCGGGCGGCCCGCCGGTTGATCGACCCGGTCTTTCTCGACACTCCGCTGTACCGCTGCGAGGCGCTGGAGCCCGGCCTCGGGTGCACGGTGAGCATCAAGCTCGAAACGGCGAACCCGGTCCGCAGCTTCAAGGCCCGTGGCACCGAGGTGGTCGCGAGCCTGCTCGCCGGCAAGGCCTCACGAGCCGTGGTGTGCGCGAGCGCGGGCAACCTCGGCCAAGCCCTCGCGTGGTCCGGTCGCGGCCGGGGGCTCGACGTCACAGTCGTCGCATCCCGCTTCGCGATGCGGGCCAAACTTGACCGCATTCGCGCACTGGACGCCGGGTTGGAGCTGGTGGACGGCGACCACGAGATGGCTCGCGAGCGGGCGGCGGCCATCGCACGGCACGACGGCATCCGGCTGGTCGAGGACAGCCTGGACATCGAGACCTGCGAAGGCGCGGCGACCATCGGTCTGGAACTGGTGGGCACCGCGCCGTCGTTCGACACCGTCCTGATCGCTCTCGGCGGCGGGGCGCTGGCCACCGGCGTGGGTCATGTGGTGAAGGCGTTGGCACCCGAGGTCGAGGTGATCTGCGTCCAGCCGCTCGGCGCACCGGCGTTGACACACTCGTGGCGCAGGCGACGGGTCGTCACCACCGACTCGACCGACACCATCGCCGACGGCGTCGCCGGCCGGCGCCCCATCCCGGCCGTCCTTCACGACCTCCTCCTGGTCGCCGACGACGCCGTCCTGGTCCAGGAGGCGTCGATCATCGCCGGTATGCGGATGCTCCTCGACCACGCCGGCCTCGTCGTCGAACCGTCGGCCGCGCTCGGCATCGCGGCCATCCTCGAAGACCGTGACCGCTTCGCCGGCCGACATGTCGTCACCATCGTGTGCGGCAGCAACGTCGACGTGGACGCCTATCACCGCTGGGTCGGC
- a CDS encoding IclR family transcriptional regulator, with amino-acid sequence MAVSAAYPVESIDNAARILLMLVDRPSLRVADVSAELGVARSTAHRMLTTLQARDLLRQDAQTKGYGPGPALARLGIAVMGAVSLRDEARLLLERLVEATSETAHLLVLEGTETVFIEGVESQQVIRAGLRTGQRGPAHASAAGKALLAELSREELRRRYPGARLRGGTEHAVSTRRALEAELEKVRETGYATNLEESERDLCAVAAPVRNRQGVACGALSVSGPARRTDAKLALLGDAVVAAATELGARLG; translated from the coding sequence GTGGCAGTGTCGGCCGCCTACCCGGTGGAATCGATCGACAACGCGGCGCGGATCCTGCTGATGCTGGTGGACAGACCGTCGTTGCGAGTCGCCGACGTGTCCGCCGAGTTGGGGGTGGCCAGGTCGACCGCCCATCGGATGCTGACCACCCTGCAGGCCCGCGACCTGCTCCGCCAGGACGCCCAGACCAAGGGCTACGGACCTGGTCCCGCCCTGGCCAGGCTCGGCATCGCCGTGATGGGGGCGGTCTCCCTCCGCGACGAAGCGCGTCTCCTGCTCGAAAGGCTCGTCGAAGCCACCTCCGAGACCGCGCATCTGCTCGTCCTGGAAGGCACGGAGACCGTCTTCATCGAAGGCGTGGAGAGCCAGCAGGTGATCCGTGCCGGGCTGCGTACAGGGCAGCGAGGCCCGGCGCACGCGTCTGCCGCAGGGAAAGCTCTGCTCGCCGAGCTCTCCCGCGAAGAGTTGCGGCGCCGCTATCCGGGCGCGCGACTGCGAGGCGGAACCGAGCACGCGGTCAGCACGCGCCGGGCGCTCGAGGCCGAGCTCGAGAAGGTGAGGGAGACCGGCTACGCCACCAACCTGGAAGAGAGCGAACGGGACCTCTGCGCGGTGGCCGCCCCGGTACGGAACCGGCAGGGCGTGGCCTGCGGTGCGCTGTCCGTATCCGGCCCGGCGAGGCGGACCGACGCCAAACTCGCCCTCCTCGGTGACGCTGTCGTCGCGGCCGCCACCGAACTCGGCGCGCGGCTCGGTTAG
- a CDS encoding VOC family protein: MTTSTPSVAELGHVGLRCHDVGRQLAFYTDVLGLTVTDHDERLGIWFLSARPDTEHHELLLAEGRDAPRGIGLIQQVSFRCARFEDVLGFHRRFREHDVRLDMIVSHGNAVGVYFYDPEGNRCEVYWRTGLVARQPFVEHIDIETDPDELLDAIRASVERHGATGFTEQSYRAWTREQAVAADAATAKEVGQ; this comes from the coding sequence GTGACGACTTCAACGCCGTCCGTCGCGGAACTCGGCCATGTGGGCCTGCGCTGTCACGACGTAGGTCGGCAACTGGCGTTCTACACCGACGTACTCGGGCTGACGGTCACCGACCACGACGAACGGCTCGGCATCTGGTTCCTGTCCGCCCGGCCGGACACCGAGCATCACGAACTGCTCCTGGCCGAGGGCCGGGACGCACCACGCGGGATCGGACTCATCCAACAGGTGTCCTTCCGGTGCGCACGCTTCGAGGACGTCCTCGGCTTCCATCGGCGTTTCCGGGAGCACGACGTCCGGCTCGACATGATCGTCTCGCACGGCAATGCCGTCGGCGTCTACTTCTACGACCCCGAGGGCAACCGGTGTGAGGTCTATTGGCGGACCGGGCTCGTGGCACGACAGCCCTTCGTCGAGCACATCGACATCGAGACCGACCCAGACGAGCTTCTGGACGCCATCCGGGCTTCGGTCGAGCGCCACGGCGCGACGGGCTTCACCGAGCAGAGCTACCGCGCCTGGACGCGCGAGCAAGCGGTGGCAGCCGATGCCGCCACAGCCAAGGAGGTGGGGCAGTGA